From the genome of Haloplanus sp. XH21, one region includes:
- a CDS encoding orc1/cdc6 family replication initiation protein, whose product MGTDDSDDSRSDSRTPEDEITTQADLSSSAPDGEQRSKGAAGDTGEPVAETSSANESESESQSIEEMLLEFDEQEGLIRDRSLLDPNYVVEEDRIVGRDEQLQEVTKMLRVALGDNRPPNLFLYGPSGTGKSLITKAVCNNISRICDTRDIQFGTIEVNCQDLDTLGVAVYELARQAADEAGVDIEVPKHGVATKEKWDELYRIVNENFDSVVFVLDELDMLVGRRDKQDPAFSRLLYQLSRAGANDELAAYISVVAISNDARMMESVGSRALSSFTPEDVHFDDYDANQLQSILRRRQDAFHDDVLDGDVIPLAAAFAAQTHGDARKAIDLMRVAGELAEREGDDRVREEHVRRAQDKVEKNRVLEVVRGISTQKKLCLYATAAVAARTDDGSARSTTGYRVYQFLTESIDADQYHQETYVNKMKELTTYSLVDFERRSHGPSSGMFLEFQFGERPETILETLQEDSRIDMVPADEVESVVQAQIRNET is encoded by the coding sequence ATGGGTACTGACGACTCCGATGATTCTCGGTCGGATTCGAGAACGCCGGAGGACGAGATTACGACACAGGCCGACCTTTCATCGAGCGCTCCCGATGGCGAGCAGCGCTCGAAGGGAGCGGCAGGGGATACGGGGGAACCAGTTGCCGAGACGTCGTCAGCGAACGAGTCCGAGAGCGAGTCGCAGTCGATCGAAGAGATGCTCCTCGAGTTCGACGAGCAAGAGGGGCTAATCCGTGATCGGTCACTGCTCGATCCGAACTACGTCGTCGAGGAAGACCGTATCGTCGGTCGGGACGAACAGCTCCAGGAAGTGACGAAGATGCTCCGTGTTGCACTTGGTGACAACCGGCCACCGAATCTCTTTCTCTACGGTCCCTCCGGCACGGGTAAGTCTCTCATCACGAAAGCCGTCTGTAACAACATCAGCCGTATCTGTGACACGCGTGATATCCAGTTCGGAACGATCGAGGTCAACTGCCAAGATCTCGATACCCTCGGTGTGGCAGTCTACGAACTCGCGAGGCAGGCGGCTGACGAAGCGGGTGTCGATATTGAGGTCCCGAAACACGGCGTCGCGACGAAAGAGAAATGGGACGAACTCTATCGGATCGTCAACGAGAATTTCGACTCGGTGGTGTTCGTCCTCGATGAACTCGACATGCTCGTCGGTCGACGGGACAAGCAGGACCCGGCATTCTCTCGCTTGCTCTATCAGCTGTCCCGAGCTGGGGCCAACGACGAGCTAGCGGCCTATATCTCCGTGGTTGCAATCTCGAACGACGCTCGGATGATGGAGTCCGTCGGCAGTCGTGCGCTGAGTTCGTTCACCCCGGAAGACGTCCATTTCGACGACTACGATGCGAATCAGCTGCAGTCGATTCTTCGTCGCCGGCAGGACGCGTTTCACGATGACGTCTTAGATGGCGACGTCATTCCGCTCGCCGCTGCCTTCGCTGCGCAGACACACGGTGATGCGAGAAAGGCGATCGATCTGATGCGGGTCGCCGGCGAACTCGCCGAGCGTGAAGGGGATGATCGAGTCCGAGAAGAACACGTCAGGCGAGCCCAGGACAAAGTCGAGAAGAACCGAGTCCTCGAGGTCGTTCGTGGTATCAGCACTCAAAAGAAGCTCTGCCTATACGCGACCGCCGCCGTCGCAGCACGAACGGACGACGGTTCGGCCCGCAGTACGACCGGCTATCGTGTGTATCAGTTCCTGACAGAGTCGATTGACGCAGACCAGTACCACCAGGAAACCTACGTCAACAAGATGAAGGAGCTGACGACGTACTCGCTGGTCGATTTCGAACGGCGAAGTCATGGGCCTAGCTCCGGGATGTTCCTCGAATTCCAGTTCGGTGAACGACCGGAGACGATTCTGGAGACACTCCAAGAGGACTCGCGTATCGATATGGTTCCTGCGGATGAAGTCGAGTCGGTTGTACAGGCGCAGATTCGAAACGAAACCTGA
- a CDS encoding PD-(D/E)XK nuclease family protein has product MKIEQGTAFETVGEHEIDFSVAQLVESSDSFSRWFVSQANPAIELGEYIGGVIHASYAGEGESDIEFGFLTETGDRYIMLVENKIDADKQPNQIERYYNRGQFRVEHDDWDSYTVCLLAPERYVSEEDETGFDSIIYYEDVLEQLGNLTYDGGEFLQSVFEAALTKSRASTTADATDTLRAIENRFQNETDIPHLERDPEYTGYNKRTSFKSTHPEHHDAIRYDIFVGEIGDAGRTTVRLQIKSIDGLTEEERDSLKSIAPDNKEILSSYKWRLDRKVNIASKKVGHEAVTRDGSYDTYVDAIVDELLTLTDTFHPIYVGESI; this is encoded by the coding sequence ATGAAGATCGAACAGGGTACAGCCTTCGAGACCGTCGGAGAGCACGAAATCGACTTTTCGGTAGCTCAGTTGGTAGAAAGCTCCGATTCATTTAGTCGGTGGTTTGTTTCCCAGGCCAACCCTGCTATTGAACTCGGTGAGTACATCGGGGGAGTCATACACGCGAGTTACGCCGGAGAAGGTGAATCTGATATTGAGTTCGGGTTCCTCACGGAAACGGGAGATCGATATATCATGTTAGTAGAAAACAAAATAGATGCCGACAAGCAACCGAATCAAATCGAACGATACTACAACCGAGGTCAGTTCCGTGTCGAACATGACGATTGGGACTCGTATACCGTCTGTTTGTTAGCCCCCGAGAGGTACGTGTCCGAGGAAGATGAGACAGGATTCGACTCAATAATATACTATGAGGACGTACTTGAACAGCTTGGGAATCTCACATACGATGGGGGCGAATTCCTACAGTCAGTGTTTGAGGCAGCTCTGACAAAATCACGCGCGTCAACTACAGCAGATGCTACTGATACCCTACGTGCGATTGAGAACCGGTTCCAGAATGAGACGGATATACCACATCTCGAGCGTGACCCCGAGTACACGGGATATAACAAACGCACTTCATTCAAATCAACGCATCCAGAGCACCACGATGCTATCCGCTACGATATCTTTGTTGGTGAAATCGGAGATGCAGGTCGCACGACGGTCCGATTGCAAATCAAAAGTATAGATGGACTCACAGAGGAAGAACGAGATTCATTAAAATCGATAGCCCCAGACAATAAGGAGATACTTTCGTCCTATAAGTGGCGCTTGGATCGAAAGGTGAACATTGCCTCGAAAAAGGTCGGGCATGAAGCTGTGACCCGAGATGGTTCTTATGACACCTATGTTGACGCAATCGTGGATGAATTACTCACTCTTACAGATACGTTTCATCCAATATACGTCGGTGAGAGTATCTGA